One Patescibacteria group bacterium DNA window includes the following coding sequences:
- a CDS encoding WecB/TagA/CpsF family glycosyltransferase: MRNYAYSIPLDVVTHKAAVSKVSGWLHNNGQYYIITPNPEMAVMAIKHAGFRNVLDGASLSITDGSGLYFAAKLAGVPLPEKIAGADFVESLLKELPPETRFFFLGAEGGVGELAATKARQQFGANVVGTFEPPRNTYTVSADILTVLNTAAHEEVLAAIRASRPDVLFVALGHGVQERWIAAFQPALPSVRVAMGVGGTLDYLAGTVQRAPRFLRRLHLEWLWRLLQQPSRWRRILTAIAFFPLVAIAWTTKSTIRYRSNVVACIVNANKDILAVSRVSDQNHWQLPQGGRESGETIEMAALREVKEEVGMVSLTVIGRTAENLYRYSWKRRYQANNQGINFSRRSAYKGQAQTIVYLQFTGLETEITLDTIEHDAWQWVSQKDLMQFVHPVRRPIVALALTHLPETLKQSYE, translated from the coding sequence ATGAGAAACTATGCGTATTCAATTCCACTGGATGTTGTAACCCACAAAGCTGCGGTTTCTAAAGTATCCGGTTGGCTACATAACAATGGACAGTACTATATTATAACGCCGAATCCAGAAATGGCCGTGATGGCCATTAAACATGCTGGCTTTCGCAATGTATTGGATGGAGCAAGCCTCAGCATAACTGACGGTAGCGGTTTATATTTTGCTGCCAAATTAGCTGGCGTTCCGCTTCCAGAAAAAATTGCTGGTGCAGATTTCGTTGAAAGTTTATTAAAAGAATTGCCACCGGAAACGCGTTTCTTTTTTCTTGGTGCTGAAGGCGGGGTAGGGGAGCTAGCGGCTACGAAAGCCCGACAGCAGTTCGGTGCAAACGTCGTTGGCACATTTGAACCGCCCCGCAACACATATACCGTTTCTGCCGATATCCTTACCGTGCTGAATACAGCAGCGCACGAAGAAGTACTTGCCGCTATTCGAGCGTCTCGGCCGGATGTCTTGTTTGTTGCCTTGGGTCACGGAGTGCAAGAACGGTGGATAGCGGCATTTCAACCCGCACTACCCTCAGTACGGGTGGCAATGGGGGTAGGCGGCACGCTCGACTATCTGGCTGGTACGGTTCAGAGGGCGCCACGATTTCTACGTCGACTGCACCTGGAGTGGCTCTGGCGACTTTTACAACAACCAAGTCGATGGCGAAGGATTCTCACCGCTATCGCATTTTTCCCACTCGTCGCTATTGCCTGGACAACCAAAAGTACAATTCGCTATCGATCGAATGTTGTGGCGTGTATTGTAAATGCAAATAAAGACATTCTGGCTGTCTCGCGGGTAAGCGATCAGAATCATTGGCAGCTGCCGCAGGGCGGTCGGGAGTCTGGAGAGACCATCGAGATGGCAGCCCTTCGAGAGGTAAAAGAAGAAGTTGGTATGGTTAGTCTGACAGTGATTGGGAGAACAGCGGAAAATCTTTACCGTTATTCCTGGAAGCGCCGATATCAAGCGAACAATCAGGGCATCAATTTTAGCAGGCGGAGTGCCTACAAAGGACAGGCACAAACAATTGTCTACCTACAGTTTACGGGTTTAGAAACAGAGATTACACTAGATACTATTGAACATGATGCTTGGCAATGGGTTTCGCAAAAGGACCTTATGCAGTTCGTGCATCCCGTTCGTCGACCAATTGTGGCGCTTGCGCTAACACACCTACCTGAAACACTGAAGCAATCCTATGAATAA
- a CDS encoding peptidoglycan DD-metalloendopeptidase family protein, with protein MFFTRGLTLTLVALLLFVPLQSRAESVDELQAQIKAKQEQIQRLQDTAKKYEASLRQKQQERRTLANQLGILADTVSRTETQIESTQLSIESKNLEINGLEEAISLREGELSELKLDLGGLLRYMALQRSRSPLHTFFATGSFSDFYTSLQKVQVLQVRIGEAIDGVAEIKATLATQHDSLSGKRDELLGASEVLQDEHSKLEEQQLLKERILSVTQSSEKKFEALLQEAKREQEAANADVAALEVSVRQKLKEQGVVDTGQAPPLIWPVPKNRVTTLFRDIDYPFKQLFEHNAIDIRAAAGTTIRAPAAGYVAKVRTGSPKNYWYVVLIHDGNITTVFGHISKPLVSAGSFVTQGQPIALSGGLPNQPGSGPFSTGAHLHFEVHLNGSPVNPLNYLP; from the coding sequence ATGTTCTTTACTCGTGGACTTACCCTTACGTTGGTCGCGCTACTGCTTTTTGTGCCGCTTCAAAGCAGGGCGGAAAGTGTTGATGAATTACAGGCACAAATTAAAGCGAAGCAGGAGCAAATTCAGCGACTACAAGATACTGCGAAAAAATATGAAGCGAGCCTTCGTCAAAAACAACAAGAACGCCGCACGTTGGCGAACCAGCTAGGCATTCTGGCCGACACGGTAAGTCGAACAGAAACCCAAATTGAAAGCACGCAACTTTCTATAGAATCAAAAAATCTTGAAATTAACGGACTGGAAGAAGCTATCAGCTTACGTGAAGGTGAGCTTAGTGAATTAAAGCTTGATTTAGGTGGCCTGCTACGGTACATGGCCTTGCAGCGGTCTCGCAGTCCACTGCATACATTTTTTGCCACCGGCAGTTTCTCAGATTTCTATACGTCTTTGCAAAAAGTGCAGGTGTTGCAAGTGCGTATTGGTGAAGCCATTGATGGCGTCGCCGAAATAAAGGCCACGCTTGCGACCCAACATGATTCACTCAGTGGAAAGCGTGATGAGCTACTCGGCGCTTCAGAGGTTTTGCAAGACGAACATTCAAAGCTCGAAGAGCAGCAACTGTTAAAGGAACGTATACTTTCAGTAACGCAATCCTCAGAGAAGAAATTTGAAGCATTACTCCAAGAAGCTAAGCGAGAACAGGAAGCGGCAAATGCTGATGTAGCGGCACTAGAAGTGAGTGTTCGTCAAAAACTTAAAGAGCAGGGGGTAGTGGACACTGGTCAGGCACCGCCGCTTATTTGGCCGGTACCAAAAAACAGAGTGACCACGCTGTTTCGGGACATTGATTACCCATTTAAACAGCTCTTTGAACATAATGCCATTGATATTCGCGCCGCCGCCGGAACAACGATTCGTGCGCCGGCTGCAGGTTACGTTGCTAAAGTGAGGACTGGAAGCCCAAAAAATTATTGGTATGTCGTGCTTATTCACGACGGAAACATTACAACGGTGTTTGGGCATATATCTAAGCCGCTCGTCAGTGCCGGGTCATTTGTAACCCAAGGACAACCCATTGCCCTGTCAGGTGGGTTACCAAATCAACCAGGATCGGGGCCGTTTAGCACTGGCGCACACCTACATTTTGAGGTGCACTTAAATGGCTCTCCAGTTAATCCATTAAACTATCTACCATAA
- the clpB gene encoding ATP-dependent chaperone ClpB, translated as MTNFTNKSQEALQRAYHLAAEHGHQQIEAGHLLAALLLQEASIVIPILKRLEIPTTKLKSSVSELLETYPRVAGGGAAQIYLSQSMGDVMKRAEAEAANMKDEYISTEHLFLALTDVTSPAQKLLNTIGVNYADVLRVLVDVRGNQRVTDAEPESKFQALEKYAKNLTALARQNKLDPVIGRDDEIRRVMQVLSRRTKNNPVLIGEAGTGKTAIAEGLAQRIASGDVPETLKDKELVALDLGSLLAGAKFRGEFEDRLKAVLRDIDSAAGKILLFIDELHTLVGAGAAEGAIDAANMLKPALARGELHAIGATTLSEYQRFIEKDAALERRFQPVYVGEPSIEDTIAILRGLKERYEIHHGVRITDAAVVAAAELSHRYVTERFLPDKAIDLIDEAASALRMEIDSLPTELDKLERKIRQLEIEREALKKETDATSQARLTTLEAELASLKERSNQLSIHWKSEKETIGKIRAAKKRVDELRQEAESAERNSEFQRVAEIRYGEIPARETEIKTHEGQLFDLEKETGQRILKEEVMAEDIASVVARWTGIPVEKMLEAESEKLVRAEAELSKRVVGQRDAISAVANALRRSRAGIGEEGRPIGSFLFVGPTGVGKTELARALATFMFNDEQAVIRVDMSEYMERHSAAKFIGSPPGYVGYEEGGQLTEKIRRRPYAVVLFDEIEKAHEDVFNLLLQILEDGRLTDARGRTANFKNTIIIMTSNLGNSLIEEFNLGFEGNKISVAKAREEQLIEQVQLAVRNHFKPEFINRIDDIVVFHHLSKADMEHIIDLQLELVSKRLQAKAIVITVSEKAKQHLMEQSYSIEFGARPLKRAIQSTILDEIARRIVSGELPAGSQVLVDNDKNGFTFKVTTAKKTKRRTTTK; from the coding sequence ATGACCAACTTCACCAATAAATCTCAAGAAGCACTCCAGCGCGCCTATCACTTAGCGGCTGAGCACGGACATCAGCAAATAGAAGCTGGTCACCTTCTCGCGGCGCTCCTTCTACAAGAGGCCAGCATTGTTATACCTATTTTAAAACGTCTAGAAATCCCCACCACCAAACTGAAGAGCAGTGTGTCTGAATTGCTTGAAACCTACCCCAGAGTGGCTGGTGGCGGAGCGGCACAAATCTACCTCAGTCAATCCATGGGGGATGTTATGAAACGCGCTGAAGCCGAAGCCGCAAACATGAAGGATGAATACATCAGCACCGAGCATCTATTTTTAGCATTGACCGACGTCACGAGCCCTGCACAAAAGTTACTAAACACCATAGGGGTCAACTATGCGGACGTACTGCGTGTTTTAGTTGACGTGCGAGGCAATCAACGGGTAACCGACGCAGAGCCAGAAAGTAAATTTCAAGCTCTTGAAAAGTATGCAAAAAACTTAACTGCCTTAGCACGGCAGAATAAACTTGACCCTGTTATTGGCCGCGACGACGAAATTCGGCGCGTCATGCAAGTTTTATCCAGACGCACTAAAAATAACCCGGTCCTGATTGGTGAAGCGGGTACTGGTAAAACAGCTATCGCGGAAGGTCTGGCGCAGCGCATTGCCAGTGGTGACGTTCCTGAAACACTCAAAGACAAAGAGCTCGTTGCTCTTGATCTTGGTTCTCTATTAGCTGGTGCAAAATTTAGGGGTGAATTTGAAGATCGATTAAAAGCCGTGCTACGCGATATTGACAGCGCCGCTGGCAAGATACTTTTATTTATTGATGAACTACATACGCTGGTTGGTGCCGGGGCAGCTGAAGGCGCCATCGACGCCGCCAACATGCTAAAACCAGCGCTCGCCCGAGGTGAACTGCATGCTATCGGTGCCACTACCCTATCCGAATACCAACGCTTTATTGAAAAGGATGCAGCACTCGAACGTCGATTCCAGCCAGTGTACGTGGGCGAACCATCGATCGAAGATACCATTGCGATTCTCCGCGGACTCAAAGAACGCTATGAAATTCATCATGGAGTGCGAATTACAGACGCGGCAGTTGTGGCCGCGGCTGAATTATCACATCGATACGTTACAGAGCGTTTCTTGCCAGACAAAGCGATTGATCTTATCGACGAAGCGGCTTCGGCGCTCAGAATGGAAATTGATAGTCTTCCGACCGAGCTCGATAAACTTGAACGAAAAATACGGCAGCTTGAAATTGAGCGGGAGGCATTAAAAAAAGAAACTGATGCGACGTCACAAGCGCGACTAACAACCCTCGAGGCCGAACTAGCTTCCCTTAAAGAACGGTCAAACCAACTTTCAATTCACTGGAAAAGCGAAAAGGAAACGATTGGCAAGATACGCGCCGCTAAAAAACGGGTTGATGAACTCCGACAGGAAGCGGAGTCAGCTGAGCGTAATTCTGAATTTCAGCGAGTTGCAGAAATTCGCTATGGTGAAATTCCTGCTCGAGAAACAGAAATTAAAACTCACGAAGGTCAACTATTTGATTTGGAAAAGGAAACGGGCCAACGTATTTTGAAGGAGGAGGTCATGGCCGAGGATATTGCCAGCGTTGTTGCGAGATGGACGGGCATTCCAGTCGAAAAAATGCTGGAAGCAGAAAGCGAAAAATTAGTCCGCGCCGAAGCCGAATTATCAAAACGGGTCGTTGGCCAGCGCGACGCAATCAGTGCCGTGGCGAACGCCCTCCGTCGTTCTCGAGCAGGTATAGGCGAAGAGGGTCGCCCAATCGGCAGCTTCCTATTCGTTGGACCGACCGGCGTTGGAAAAACTGAATTAGCTCGAGCACTCGCCACCTTCATGTTCAATGATGAGCAAGCGGTTATTCGTGTGGACATGTCGGAATACATGGAGCGACACAGTGCTGCAAAGTTTATTGGTTCGCCGCCAGGGTACGTTGGCTACGAAGAAGGCGGACAGCTAACGGAGAAAATACGTCGCCGACCATATGCGGTCGTGCTTTTTGATGAAATAGAAAAAGCACATGAGGATGTCTTTAATTTGCTACTCCAGATATTAGAGGATGGTCGATTAACGGACGCTCGTGGACGCACCGCAAACTTCAAAAACACTATCATCATTATGACTTCAAACCTCGGCAACAGCCTCATTGAAGAGTTCAATCTCGGTTTTGAAGGTAATAAAATTTCTGTTGCAAAAGCTCGTGAAGAGCAACTCATTGAACAGGTTCAGCTGGCCGTGCGTAATCATTTCAAGCCAGAATTCATAAACCGCATCGATGATATTGTTGTATTCCATCACCTTTCAAAGGCTGATATGGAGCACATAATTGACCTGCAGCTAGAACTCGTATCAAAACGACTTCAAGCAAAAGCCATTGTTATTACTGTCAGCGAGAAAGCTAAACAGCATCTCATGGAACAAAGTTACAGTATTGAATTTGGCGCGCGTCCACTTAAACGCGCTATTCAGTCTACTATTCTAGATGAAATTGCCCGACGCATTGTCAGTGGAGAACTACCGGCGGGAAGCCAAGTACTCGTGGATAATGACAAGAACGGATTTACTTTCAAAGTAACTACGGCAAAGAAAACCAAACGACGCACCACTACGAAGTAG
- the gltX gene encoding glutamate--tRNA ligase, which produces MNNIRTRFAPSPTGELHIGGVWMALFGYMYAKHTGGKFILRIEDTDRNRFVVGAEERLIETLHWYGIQYDEGPDIGGPYGPYRQSDRLALYQEHARQLLANGSGYRCFCSAERLAQVRKEQELRHAPTGYDGACRELAVAEANARAEQEPHVVRLRMPREGGTKFIDSIRGEVNFQNALLDDPVLLKSDGWPTYHLASVVDDHLMEINQVIRGEEWLPSTPKHLVTYAAFGWQPPQYAHVPLILGTDRLKLSKRHGAAAAAGFQEQGYVQPALINFLALLGWHPKTDRELYSLTELCGLFELADVNKAGAIFNMEKLQWMNQQYLRAMPENELTERTLPFLIASNVVTEANGNFKTASGNIVSRHMISAALRGTVDRMQTLADAPGLVAEMLSDAREYETELLLWKGSTATSTAVILQSVKEYLGTLPDSMYGNAEELEKKLREWIAEEGRSVGDVLWPLRVALSGQAKSPSPFIYLTVLGREVSLERVERAYTSLTKGK; this is translated from the coding sequence ATGAATAATATTCGTACCCGTTTTGCGCCTTCCCCCACGGGAGAGCTCCATATTGGTGGCGTGTGGATGGCGCTCTTTGGTTATATGTATGCAAAACATACGGGCGGCAAGTTTATTTTACGCATTGAAGATACCGATAGAAATAGGTTTGTCGTTGGGGCTGAAGAGCGCCTCATTGAAACACTGCACTGGTACGGAATACAGTACGACGAGGGTCCAGACATTGGCGGACCATATGGGCCGTACCGCCAGTCGGACAGACTAGCCTTATACCAAGAGCACGCTCGGCAGCTTCTCGCCAATGGTTCAGGGTACCGTTGCTTCTGCTCAGCAGAGCGACTGGCTCAGGTTCGTAAGGAACAAGAACTTCGGCATGCACCAACTGGCTATGATGGCGCCTGTAGGGAATTAGCAGTTGCCGAGGCAAATGCCCGAGCTGAACAGGAGCCGCATGTCGTGCGATTACGTATGCCACGAGAAGGAGGTACCAAATTTATAGATAGTATTCGCGGCGAGGTAAATTTTCAAAATGCGTTGCTCGATGACCCTGTGCTTCTAAAGTCTGACGGCTGGCCGACGTATCACTTGGCGAGCGTGGTCGACGATCACTTGATGGAAATTAATCAGGTCATTCGCGGGGAAGAATGGTTACCGTCGACGCCGAAGCATCTCGTTACGTATGCCGCATTTGGTTGGCAACCGCCACAGTATGCGCATGTGCCACTCATTCTCGGCACCGATAGATTGAAATTAAGTAAGCGGCATGGTGCAGCAGCGGCGGCTGGGTTTCAAGAGCAGGGCTACGTGCAGCCAGCTTTAATAAATTTTTTGGCGCTCCTCGGCTGGCACCCGAAAACTGATAGGGAACTATACTCTTTGACTGAACTGTGTGGTCTGTTTGAGTTGGCGGATGTCAATAAAGCCGGTGCAATATTTAACATGGAGAAGTTGCAATGGATGAATCAGCAATACCTGCGAGCCATGCCAGAAAATGAACTGACCGAGCGAACATTGCCGTTTCTCATCGCCAGTAACGTTGTTACTGAAGCAAACGGCAACTTTAAAACCGCCAGTGGCAACATAGTGAGTCGGCATATGATTTCAGCCGCCTTACGTGGCACGGTTGATAGGATGCAAACACTTGCGGACGCGCCGGGACTGGTGGCTGAAATGTTAAGTGATGCACGGGAGTACGAAACAGAATTATTACTCTGGAAGGGGAGTACTGCTACTAGTACGGCAGTGATACTACAGTCGGTAAAAGAATACCTGGGAACGCTGCCGGATTCTATGTATGGAAATGCTGAAGAACTTGAAAAGAAACTGCGAGAATGGATCGCAGAGGAAGGGCGTTCAGTGGGGGACGTGCTTTGGCCGCTCCGCGTTGCACTATCCGGCCAGGCAAAAAGCCCAAGCCCGTTTATATATTTGACTGTACTTGGCCGGGAAGTGTCTCTGGAGAGAGTGGAGCGAGCATACACCAGCCTTACGAAAGGAAAATAA
- the serS gene encoding serine--tRNA ligase, producing the protein MIDIDLIRKDPEQLRASVRRRGGNESSVDALIALDNEWREATERVDALRKKQKELSANRNIEAAKVNKEEIKKEEVLLNEVASARQTAWRLLPNILADDVPDGKDDSENVVLRKWGSVPPVVFPPKDHLALGEALGIIDMAKAAEISGARFYYLKGDAALLEFALVTHAMRRLTNREWLRPIAERAGVSDKPFIPVVPPVIIKPETYIRMARLTPGVDEDERYYLPQDNQYLVGSAEHSLGPLHMDETLPADSAPIRYVGFSTCFRREAGSYGKDTRGMIRVHQFDKVEMESFTTSALGIAEQNFFVGIQEALLQELGIPHEVIAVCTGDMGSPDARQLDINCWLPAQQTYRETHSADYMADFQARRLGTRLKTAAGNEFAHMNDGTVFAISRMVVAILENFQNEDGSVTIPEVLRDFMGKDTIAA; encoded by the coding sequence ATGATAGATATTGACCTTATTAGAAAAGACCCGGAGCAATTGCGAGCTTCCGTCCGCCGCCGCGGCGGCAATGAAAGTTCGGTCGATGCTTTAATAGCACTTGACAATGAGTGGCGTGAAGCAACTGAGCGGGTTGACGCTTTGCGCAAAAAGCAAAAAGAACTTTCCGCAAACCGCAACATTGAGGCTGCAAAAGTAAACAAGGAAGAAATTAAAAAAGAGGAGGTTCTCCTTAACGAAGTTGCGAGTGCGCGACAAACGGCGTGGCGACTTCTTCCAAATATTTTGGCTGATGACGTTCCTGACGGTAAGGATGATAGTGAAAATGTGGTGCTGAGAAAATGGGGGAGTGTACCGCCAGTCGTCTTCCCACCAAAGGATCACCTCGCGCTTGGTGAAGCACTTGGCATAATCGATATGGCCAAAGCAGCGGAGATATCTGGTGCACGCTTTTATTATCTCAAGGGTGATGCAGCACTTTTAGAATTTGCACTCGTGACCCACGCTATGCGGCGGCTTACGAATCGCGAATGGCTGCGGCCAATTGCTGAGCGTGCAGGCGTGAGTGACAAGCCATTTATACCAGTTGTGCCGCCAGTCATCATCAAGCCAGAAACCTACATTAGAATGGCTCGGCTTACGCCCGGCGTAGATGAGGATGAACGCTACTACCTGCCTCAGGATAATCAGTACCTGGTTGGCAGTGCTGAACATAGCCTTGGACCGCTACATATGGATGAGACCTTACCGGCCGACAGTGCCCCCATTCGCTATGTTGGTTTTTCGACCTGTTTCAGACGGGAAGCTGGGTCATATGGAAAAGACACGCGCGGCATGATTCGTGTTCACCAGTTTGATAAAGTTGAAATGGAAAGTTTTACAACGTCAGCCCTGGGTATTGCTGAACAGAATTTTTTTGTTGGTATCCAGGAGGCACTGCTGCAGGAACTTGGCATCCCACACGAGGTTATTGCGGTATGTACTGGTGACATGGGTTCACCTGACGCAAGACAACTAGATATTAATTGCTGGCTACCAGCCCAGCAAACGTATCGTGAGACGCATTCAGCAGACTACATGGCCGACTTTCAGGCCAGAAGGCTCGGTACGAGGCTTAAAACAGCTGCGGGTAATGAATTTGCCCACATGAACGATGGCACTGTTTTTGCCATAAGCCGCATGGTGGTTGCAATACTCGAAAATTTTCAGAATGAAGATGGATCAGTAACGATACCGGAAGTATTGCGGGATTTCATGGGGAAAGACACGATAGCCGCATAG